One genomic region from Nostoc sp. 'Peltigera membranacea cyanobiont' N6 encodes:
- a CDS encoding DUF5919 domain-containing protein, with translation MPNQSRQDFKSPLKRLLGRYYGLAGVIVFLVGILLRLTALGKVGFFWDATKDIGTFLAVAVAIPFFYEKLIKSEERELFLTELEDLLNTKFPDYKAGFKLYESGRPSISEKVDILLRAKYEVVNLGISHRSFVGYFEQRPSREFKEPILELLRKGVVFKYIFLDPDCEITKQYAQDRGELELNNRIRVSLNAVKALQTEFDKLGLPGKFEIYISSSYPYMSATCIDGTEAKGQMLISPYLHGIKRAEVPHFEISKAEHEVMFETYWKSISEIIANSHRF, from the coding sequence ATGCCGAATCAGTCAAGACAAGATTTTAAAAGTCCTCTGAAGCGACTTCTGGGCAGGTATTACGGTCTTGCAGGGGTAATAGTTTTTCTTGTAGGTATTTTGCTTAGGCTAACTGCTTTAGGAAAAGTAGGTTTTTTTTGGGATGCGACTAAAGATATTGGTACATTTTTAGCTGTTGCAGTTGCCATACCATTTTTTTATGAAAAGTTAATTAAATCAGAGGAGCGCGAACTTTTTTTAACAGAACTTGAAGATTTATTAAATACTAAATTTCCAGATTACAAAGCTGGTTTTAAGTTATACGAGAGCGGTAGACCAAGTATTTCGGAAAAAGTAGATATACTTTTGAGAGCTAAATATGAAGTAGTAAATTTAGGAATTTCACACCGTTCTTTTGTTGGATATTTTGAGCAAAGACCATCTCGTGAATTCAAGGAACCTATTTTAGAGTTGCTAAGAAAAGGTGTTGTATTTAAATATATTTTTCTTGACCCTGATTGTGAAATTACTAAGCAATATGCTCAAGACAGAGGGGAATTAGAACTGAACAACCGCATCAGGGTTTCTCTCAATGCTGTGAAAGCTTTGCAAACAGAATTTGATAAATTAGGATTGCCAGGAAAGTTTGAAATATATATTTCTTCTAGTTATCCTTATATGTCTGCTACTTGTATCGATGGAACTGAAGCAAAAGGTCAGATGCTAATTTCTCCTTATTTACACGGAATCAAAAGGGCTGAAGTACCTCATTTTGAAATTTCCAAAGCCGAACATGAAGTTATGTTTGAAACTTACTGGAAATCTATTAGCGAAATAATAGCTAACTCTCACCGATTTTAA
- a CDS encoding AAA family ATPase, translated as MTSDTPIQLIGSENQLLGQLRLGALAIIAEAEEIARRENVAKRTAIPKVLRQYIEKAGYNIGDDELTMAVHKLDLVRRGEKLSSLPVRVFFPAGHSSIPSPESNITNPFSRSLISMGVSQDLSQLVKFFEFEKVFPDKVAQSLYERLVGLENYKLRLLIELEMLLYPEQVEAWSIKHHGCVLLLCEQLRSRVPLVLLSGDVGTGKTVLAETIGDALARRIGDKTRVHLLKINTQIRGTGQVGEMSDLIAQAFAHAEARAKSSRNEPILLLLDEADALAARRDSEQMHHEDKAGLNTVLQQLDNLRLTRLPIAVIFITNRPNALDPAIRRRAALDLFFERPTDEIRAEIIRSIVPELELTLEQVTKLVYLTGTQESKNENIPFTASDLTDRLLAGALRDAYSQKRKLQAEDLLTQARKLLPTPRMGLT; from the coding sequence ATGACATCTGACACTCCAATACAACTTATCGGTTCTGAAAATCAGCTATTGGGGCAGTTGCGATTAGGAGCATTGGCGATAATAGCTGAGGCTGAGGAGATAGCACGTAGAGAAAATGTTGCTAAACGAACTGCCATCCCAAAGGTGTTGCGCCAGTACATAGAGAAGGCTGGTTACAACATCGGCGACGATGAGTTGACGATGGCAGTGCATAAGCTCGATCTGGTGCGTCGTGGCGAGAAACTATCCAGCCTTCCAGTACGGGTATTTTTCCCAGCCGGACACAGTAGCATCCCTTCCCCTGAAAGCAATATTACAAATCCGTTTTCAAGGAGTTTAATTTCTATGGGAGTTTCCCAAGATTTATCCCAACTTGTTAAGTTCTTTGAGTTTGAGAAAGTTTTTCCAGATAAGGTTGCTCAGTCCTTGTATGAACGCCTTGTGGGACTCGAAAATTATAAGTTGCGACTGCTCATCGAACTGGAGATGCTACTGTATCCAGAACAAGTAGAGGCTTGGAGTATTAAGCACCACGGTTGTGTACTTTTGTTATGCGAACAACTACGCAGTCGTGTACCCCTAGTTCTTCTTTCTGGCGATGTTGGCACTGGCAAAACTGTACTGGCGGAAACCATTGGCGATGCATTGGCTCGTCGTATTGGAGACAAAACTCGTGTACACTTGCTGAAGATTAATACTCAAATTCGTGGTACTGGTCAGGTAGGGGAAATGAGTGACTTAATTGCACAAGCGTTTGCTCATGCTGAAGCTCGTGCTAAGTCTTCTCGTAATGAGCCGATATTGCTCCTTTTGGATGAAGCTGATGCACTTGCAGCCAGACGGGATAGCGAACAGATGCATCATGAGGACAAAGCTGGACTCAATACGGTGCTACAGCAACTAGACAACCTTCGCCTAACCCGTCTGCCTATTGCAGTCATCTTCATCACAAATCGACCTAACGCACTTGATCCTGCAATCCGTCGTCGTGCCGCCCTTGATTTATTTTTTGAGCGTCCAACGGACGAAATACGTGCAGAAATTATCAGGAGTATAGTTCCCGAATTAGAACTAACTTTAGAACAAGTTACTAAGTTGGTTTATCTGACTGGTACACAAGAGTCTAAAAATGAAAACATTCCGTTCACAGCATCAGACCTCACAGATAGATTGCTGGCTGGAGCTTTGCGCGATGCCTACAGCCAAAAACGAAAGCTGCAAGCGGAAGACCTTTTAACACAAGCACGCAAGCTTTTGCCAACACCTCGTATGGGTTTAACGTAA
- a CDS encoding HORMA-1 domain-containing protein, whose amino-acid sequence MTTTRTKSTTQTSTLTKVVYVSRKVQADFLAILDTYGYFPEDYAKRLINDVRVFLDEEVIDRVKFVWTQPNSDYVLEELEYIVFVAGVGLADDPSGGIRYQLELANASFHVRVTHNERWKSMSEMEKDEIREDLQLKWSSAGQLNYSGGNWINDRTYSKDNYGLSRKHFTR is encoded by the coding sequence ATGACCACAACTCGTACTAAATCCACAACCCAGACAAGCACGCTTACTAAAGTAGTCTATGTTAGCCGCAAAGTTCAGGCTGATTTCTTGGCAATACTGGATACCTATGGTTATTTCCCTGAAGACTATGCCAAGAGACTGATCAACGATGTAAGAGTCTTCTTGGATGAGGAAGTCATTGATCGAGTTAAGTTCGTTTGGACTCAACCGAACAGCGATTATGTTTTAGAAGAATTGGAATATATCGTCTTTGTGGCAGGAGTTGGACTCGCCGATGACCCTTCCGGCGGCATCCGCTATCAATTAGAACTAGCAAATGCCAGCTTCCATGTGCGAGTTACCCATAATGAGCGATGGAAAAGTATGAGTGAAATGGAGAAAGATGAAATTCGAGAAGATTTACAACTGAAATGGAGTTCTGCTGGTCAGTTAAACTATAGTGGCGGTAACTGGATTAATGACCGCACGTATTCAAAAGATAACTATGGTCTTAGTCGTAAGCATTTTACACGATGA
- a CDS encoding CBASS oligonucleotide cyclase yields MTIKERFDRFASQIRPTNEHIKEANRQTDYMVEQLKNRVSADDRFTLEKVLKAGSNAKFTSLRRTEDNIFDVDIAAYYSGEDATKEQLDKLLKFTSDQIRNIYPAKQDEDIKPLKSAVRVKFRSGIKLNVDVAPIIRDDSLGLPNGGWIPRKDGWRLTSVTCHNDFISQRIALSKQISGPVKFNRLVRMVKWWNNQQGDLTQPSIFCDLVTAAAFEEYGVTDEWQTSLRQVFSFLRKHQFLEPIIFDDFYNANRVVLPADQVVIMDSVNPNNNIAKTWTEKTRLSYLERVQEAYDAMMDAKSCEFDGDEDAAVDAWCQVFGDEFRTLSEPI; encoded by the coding sequence ATGACTATCAAAGAAAGATTTGACAGATTCGCAAGCCAAATTCGGCCTACAAACGAACACATTAAAGAAGCAAACCGACAAACCGATTACATGGTCGAGCAACTCAAAAACCGAGTTTCTGCTGACGATCGGTTTACATTAGAGAAGGTACTAAAAGCAGGTTCAAACGCCAAATTTACTTCACTGCGTAGAACAGAAGATAATATTTTCGATGTAGATATTGCTGCTTACTATTCGGGTGAAGACGCAACTAAAGAACAACTGGATAAGCTTTTAAAATTTACCAGCGATCAAATTCGTAACATCTACCCAGCAAAGCAGGATGAAGACATCAAGCCCCTCAAGAGTGCAGTAAGGGTAAAGTTTCGCAGTGGTATCAAGTTAAATGTTGATGTAGCACCAATTATCCGTGATGATTCTCTCGGTCTACCGAATGGGGGCTGGATACCTCGTAAGGATGGTTGGCGTCTGACATCAGTCACTTGCCACAATGATTTTATTAGCCAGCGCATAGCACTGAGCAAACAAATTTCTGGCCCCGTCAAGTTTAATCGTCTTGTTCGTATGGTGAAATGGTGGAACAATCAACAAGGTGATTTAACCCAGCCGTCAATTTTCTGCGACCTTGTAACTGCTGCCGCTTTTGAAGAATATGGTGTAACTGACGAGTGGCAAACCAGTTTACGGCAAGTGTTTTCTTTTTTACGCAAACATCAGTTCTTGGAACCAATTATTTTTGACGATTTCTATAATGCGAATCGAGTTGTACTTCCAGCCGACCAAGTTGTGATTATGGATTCTGTAAATCCGAATAACAACATTGCTAAGACTTGGACTGAGAAAACTCGCCTGAGTTATTTGGAGCGGGTTCAAGAAGCTTATGATGCAATGATGGATGCCAAAAGTTGTGAGTTTGACGGTGATGAAGATGCTGCTGTAGATGCGTGGTGTCAAGTTTTTGGTGATGAGTTCCGAACTCTTTCCGAGCCTATATAA